A single window of Scomber scombrus chromosome 12, fScoSco1.1, whole genome shotgun sequence DNA harbors:
- the mgmt gene encoding methylated-DNA--protein-cysteine methyltransferase, with translation MKKQRESQCTQKTISLLSPLGKIQVSGCENGVHTIQILMDVAPAERSSEAPLSCVVNDSPAETSPELLRCVEWLQAYFSEPQTTGSLPLPAFHHPALQGDAFTSHVLQVLLREVKFGQTVSYKRLAEMAGNPKAVRAVGGAMRRNPVPLLIPCHRVISSSGQSGPYMSGKGEHLKQWLLTHERTRGED, from the exons ATGAAGAAGCAGAGGGAGAGCCAGTGCACTCAGAAGACCATCTCATTGCTGAGCCCCCTGGGGAAGATCCAAGTCAGTGGATGTGAGAATGGTGTGCACACCATCCAGATCCTAATGGATGTCGCACCTGCTGAAAG GAGCAGCGAGGCCCCCCTGAGCTGTGTGGTCAACGATAGCCCGGCAGAAACGAGCCCCGAGTTGCTGCGCTGCGTTGAATGGCTCCAGGCGTACTTCAGTGAGCCGCAGACCACTGGGAGTCTCCCGCTCCCTGCCTTTCACCACCCCGCCCTGCAAGGAG ATGCGTTCACCAGCCACGTGCTGCAGGTACTTCTGAGAGAAGTGAAGTTTGGACAGACGGTCTCTTACAAACGCCTTGCTGAGATGGCGGGAAACCCCAAAGCGGTGCGAGCGGTGGGAGGGGCGATGAGGAGGAACCCG GTTCCTCTCCTCATCCCCTGTCACAGAGTCATTTCTAGCAGTGGACAGAGTGGGCCGTACATGAGCGGCAAGGGCGAGCATCTCAAACAATGGCTGCTCACCCATGAGAGGACAAGAGGGGAAGACTAA